The genomic segment TTACAAGTTCATAGATTCTAGTTGATATAGTTTCAAAGTTAAATGGCCTTATGATGAGTGTTGCCGTAAGCTCCTTAATAGTATCCATAAATACAAGCAAAAATCCTGACAGTATACTCTTTTTAATGAGAGGAATATGAACGTTCAGACATGTAGAAATAGGTCCATGGCCCATGGTATATGCGGTCCACTCAATTTCATTTGGTGTTTTTTTGAGTCCCGACTCTATTGCCCTGAAAGATATAGCAAAAAAACGAAACAAGTATGAGTAAATTAAAGCGCTAATAGTTCCTACCAGGTTAATTTCTACAATATACTGAGTAATGAAAGAAGATATTTTGCTTAGAAATATTATTATACTAATTGCAACAATTGCATTTGGAATTGCATAGCCTAAAGAAATAAGACGCGCTACATTATTGATTACCTTATTTTTACGTGCTGTATATCCAATCATTATTGCAATGCTAATAGAAATTAGTGCGGTGATAAATGATAAGCTAAAGCTATTCGCTATTATACTATAAAATCTTGCATCATGTATGAAAAACCCTTTTTCTATACTCCAATATATGAGTGGAATAATTGGCAAAGCAAAACCTATTAATATTGGCAATACACACATAGTATAAGCAAAGACCAATGGCACTGTACCACTTATATTCCGCTTGTTATGGTAATCTGAATTGGTATTGATTGAAGAATAGGATGTTCCTTTCTTTTGTAGGGTTTTTTCAATAGCTATTAGTGTTGCAATGAAAATCAATTCTGCAACGGCTAAAACAGTAGTTGAATATTTATCATGTAACAAAAACCAGGTGCGATGTACCCCTGTTGTAAAGGTGTCAATTGCAAGAAACTGTGGTGTGCCAAAATCTGTAATTACTTCCATTAGCACCAAGGATAACCCAGCTATAATTGACGGGCGTATAGAAGGGATGATGACAGAAAATAAGCTCTGTAATGAGGAGAATCCAAGTGTTGATGCAATAGTAACTGAGTTACTAACATTCTTTAAATTCGAGCGGACCAATATGTAAACATATGGATATAAACTAAATCCCATCACTAATATTCCACCACTGAGAGACTTTATCTCAGGAAACCAATAATCGCCCTTGCTCCAGTGAAAAATTTCTCTTAACAAACTTTGTATTGGACCTGAAAACTCTAGTGCGTTGACATAAACAAACGATACTATATATCCAGGAATTGATATTGGAAAAAATAAGACGACCTCAAGAATTCTACTTCCAGGAAATGAAAAAAATGTAGTAAGCCAAGCTGGGATTACTCCAAATATAAAAGATATACTTCCAACTCCTATCATCAAAATCAACGTATTGAGTATATATTCAGGGAAAAGTGTCCACCCAGAATTTGCTGATTCTGTAAATAGAATCGATATTAACGATAATATAGGACAAACAAATAATATACTTACTAAAAATAAGAATATATTTTTAAATATTCTTAAAAACATTAAATTAAATCCACACTTAATATTAAAATGTTATATGCAAAAGCTGAAGATATCCAGAGCTGATCTCTTGAATATCTTTATGATTCTATATATTATATCTTAAGTTGATAAGTTAATAATCATGAGTTTCATTATTGCAACTTTCTACCATTTTGTAGAACTCTCTAATTATTATGACATGAAAGATGAAATAAAGGCTGCATGCGATGATGTTGAATTGAAGGGTACTATACTTCTTGCAGAAGAGGGAGTTAATGCAACTATATCTGGCAAAAGAAACGCGATTAATAAAATATTTGATTTTCTACGTTCTGATTATAGGCTAAAAGATCTTATGTGGAAAGAAAGTGCAGCAGAATATCAACCATTTAGTAAAATGAAAGTGAGGTTAAAAAAAGAAATTGTGAATCTTGGTGTCAGTAATCTTGATATTTCCCTTAGGGGTAAATACGTTGATCCAGAGCACTGGGATGATTTTATCTCTCAACCGAACGTTTTAGTAATAGATACACGAAACGAGTATGAAGTGAAATTAGGCAAGTTTAAAAATGCAATTAATCCAAATACTCAATGTTTTCGCGACTTCTCTCAGTGGGCAGGGTCATTTTCTGAAAGTAAAGACCTGAAAGTAGCTATGTATTGTACTGGTGGAGTTAGATGCGAAAAATCTACAGCATACATGAAAAGTCTTGGATTTAATGATGTATATCACCTTAAAGGTGGTATACTTTCTTACCTTGAAAAAACTCATAATAAAAACAGTAATTGGCAAGGTGAGTGTTTTGTTTTTGATGATAGAATTGCTGTTAATAACTCACTTGCCCCAAGTGATAAAATAAAATGTATATTCTGCTCAAATCAAGTTTCAACAAATGAGCTAAAATCAGTTTCACGTGGCCAGGTGGTTTGTTCTAGCTGTAAACTTCAGTGTTATAGCTATAATGAATAAGATTTCCCTGCACCGCAGCCGATGCAGACACGGTTCATTCGCGATACCCCATCCGCTAACGCGTAGGAATGATAGCGGCACCCGTCATACCGCGATTCATTCGCGGTCAAACAGGAGGGCAGTTCCAAGATCACAACTATTGCAATTTGTAGGTAATTTGAGTGGTAGATGGTGTCATGCCAGTGTCAAGCACTGGAATTTCTCTTGCATAAGGCTTACTTCGTCATCCCGCAGTGGGATCTCAGTCACAAATATTTAAGAAATTTACCAAGTGATGAAAAAGGCAAAAGGAGCTCCGTGGTGGTTGGCTATTTAATATGTACCAAAATACCGGCGTTCTTTTTTTTCTAAAACGCTTGTTTAAGAGCGATTTAGCCACCTTTAATTCGCAGCTAACCTACACTGCAAGTGTTTTAAAAAATTTACTATACAGGAAAAAAGGCAAAAAATACCCGGGGCAGCTAGTATTCAAATTCTCCCTTGTCAATTTGACGTTTTTTGCTGTCTTAAACAGCCCGTTTCAGCTCATATAGGTAAAAACCTAGAAATTTTATAAAGACATGCGATGCACGTAGTGCGAAAAATTAAACATGAGACGCCAAATACCCTAAGTTTTTTGTCATTAACCTGTACAGATTGCGAAGATAAATAAATAGCTTCACTGATACAATAAGGAGAACGGAGAGGTTTGTCAAGTAACTTTTTGTTTTTGATGATGGCTGGGGTTGCTTTCGAATTGCAACGTAACTTCGCAAATTATATGCAACAACCCATGTTAATTTTAATTAATATGGGCTTGAAAGATCGTAACTCAATACTTAAATCTATTGTAGTAGGCAAATAATGGAGCTCAAAATGCATAATGTACAAGAAACTGAAAATTTAAAATTCGACGCTGAAGTAGGGAAAGTACTGAATATAGTGATTCACTCACTCTACACTAACAAAGATATCTTTTTGCGCGAATTAATATCAAATGCGTCGGATGCGTGCGATAAACTACGCTACGAATCACAACTCAACCCTAATTTGTTAGATTCAAGCGATGAATTAAAAATTACTATTAGCTCCAATAAAGACAAAAATGAACTGTATATAACTGACAATGGGATCGGAATGAACAGGCAGGATTTAATAGATAACCTCGGTACAATTGCAAGCTCTGGCACACAAAAATTCTTGGACGCAATTAAAAATAGCAAA from the Candidatus Wolbachia massiliensis genome contains:
- a CDS encoding ABC transporter permease, which translates into the protein MFLRIFKNIFLFLVSILFVCPILSLISILFTESANSGWTLFPEYILNTLILMIGVGSISFIFGVIPAWLTTFFSFPGSRILEVVLFFPISIPGYIVSFVYVNALEFSGPIQSLLREIFHWSKGDYWFPEIKSLSGGILVMGFSLYPYVYILVRSNLKNVSNSVTIASTLGFSSLQSLFSVIIPSIRPSIIAGLSLVLMEVITDFGTPQFLAIDTFTTGVHRTWFLLHDKYSTTVLAVAELIFIATLIAIEKTLQKKGTSYSSINTNSDYHNKRNISGTVPLVFAYTMCVLPILIGFALPIIPLIYWSIEKGFFIHDARFYSIIANSFSLSFITALISISIAIMIGYTARKNKVINNVARLISLGYAIPNAIVAISIIIFLSKISSFITQYIVEINLVGTISALIYSYLFRFFAISFRAIESGLKKTPNEIEWTAYTMGHGPISTCLNVHIPLIKKSILSGFLLVFMDTIKELTATLIIRPFNFETISTRIYELVSDERYKEAAPFSLMIVIIGLISTIILFKLDDENKK
- a CDS encoding rhodanese-related sulfurtransferase, whose amino-acid sequence is MSFIIATFYHFVELSNYYDMKDEIKAACDDVELKGTILLAEEGVNATISGKRNAINKIFDFLRSDYRLKDLMWKESAAEYQPFSKMKVRLKKEIVNLGVSNLDISLRGKYVDPEHWDDFISQPNVLVIDTRNEYEVKLGKFKNAINPNTQCFRDFSQWAGSFSESKDLKVAMYCTGGVRCEKSTAYMKSLGFNDVYHLKGGILSYLEKTHNKNSNWQGECFVFDDRIAVNNSLAPSDKIKCIFCSNQVSTNELKSVSRGQVVCSSCKLQCYSYNE